aataagtttttaatttttgtaagaGGGGAAATTTAAAGGTGGAtgtctttttatatattttgagaaTTTGGAATTTGAAATCTTTAAAGGTTTAAAGCTTCATGAGATCCAAAGTGTGATTTGGTTGATCTTGGAGCTATTATTTTATTGGATTCTATATTAATATTGTAAAAGTTGGAGTttaattttgaaagaaaagttaagTGTAATGTGTTATGGAGAatgaataatattattaaaatagaagAGTAAAAATAAATGGAGAAAATGTGGAATTATTGTAAATATGTTATAAAGGCTCcaaatgaatattttaaattatttgtgatGTATATTGTGATTTGCTGAGTTGGTTCAACTTTTGAAAATTTGGGGAAAATCCAATTTCATATTGGAatatttgctgaatttcttttaggatttttgaaaataaattatgcaTTTCATATCTCACAATTATATCATAGGATTTAATTCTTTCTTAATGTATTCTTCCTTTTTATAATTAGAGGAGAGGATTCAACTTTTGTGGTAAACATTAAGGTGCTCCAACTATTTAGACTCTACCTTTGCTTCGGTAGAGATTAgtagataattaaatttataatagtagtggataaatttataatagtattacgttaaaataaaaatagataatggtaattttatacaaagaaaatttatataatagttGAATAAATATCCAACTATACTCGGTATATGCaccaaataaataatattttaatgttagGTGAATTATTTTCATTTCAACTTATATTTATACTGTCTTTGGAATAACACTTAATATATGAGATAGTTCTGCACGTGTGTATGActaacatatttttatttactatTGAGCTAATAGTGTTATCATAGAGTCCAAGATGTCAATGTCGCTCTcagattataaatatttttatttattgtacCTAAAATATTAACTATTTATAGAAAGTATGTTATAAGTCTAAGGGGATttcttttatgaattttatgatatttgaataaatgacttcaatactctgtAAGTTTGTCCGCTCTCATGTATCTTTATAGGTTAGAGATTTTGGGTGTGATAATATTAAGCTCAACATGTTTAGGGAGAGACTACTCAATAagctaatttgaaattttactcATGAGTTTAAAAATGAGTTGAATTTATGAGTCTTAATAAGTTGAATATTTTATAGCTCATgctcattttatttattaaataagactaaaaattaagtttaagcTTAATTTGTATAGAAGACTTATTGGGCCAAATCAAGTTTTTATCGAATGGAGTTTTGAATAACTCATGAATAGATTAGTTTATTTATACTCCTACGTGCTGTGAGTAAGATAGACCTAAAATCTAATTATACCACTCAACCACAAGACCGTTCTCACTAAGTTGGATAAGGATGGGATATGGAAATGTAATATGGATGTTGCACTATATATCTAAGCATGCTTCTAAATCTTCTTCTATTGCACTGGTTAGAGATCTACAGAAGCTTTTTATGTCTGGGCATTGCAAGGTTCCAATATGTGTTGTATTCTCCCTAAATGGCTAAAGCTTTTTGGTATTGGATAGACACTTGATTAGTTGAGTGGATGTAATATGAGTGATATTAATAAACCTCCTGAGAACAAGTTTTCGGAAGTATCTacaattttaaactttaaaaagtaGATAAATAACAAATCTTTCAaaacttttgaattttaaaagtagattaaaaaaaatcaaccttTTAAATCTCCTAAAACTTCAAaagtatctaaaattttaaaagtagatAAAAAAAACTAATCTTCGTAACGTTTCAAGTTAGAAAGTAgatgaaaatgaaaaaagataaaaaatttgaaaaacaaTTACAAAAACATTGAAACAAcctcttaaaaaaatatttggatTTTAATACCatgttgaaaaataataataaaaaaaactctaataCTCTCATTGAAATAAAAACAGAAGCTCTAATAATAGATTTAAGTTAGAATAGAAAATGAATGTCTAAAACTGAAATTAGatattaaaaacagaaaataaatatctaAGATTAGATAGAAACAGCTCAGAAAATGTAGTATCACGAAtacaaacaaaaaaattaaaatttttgtaagATAGACAAtgctaaaataatttatagagtTTCGAACGAAATTGAAGAATCATATCAAGTtgtattgaaattgaaaaagaaatattGTTGTAATATCCAATCGATTTGCATTTactattttgattcgattttaattatttatcaagAATCAAAATGGTTTTCCTCGAACTATACCCAACCAGAGTTAGAtccaaaaaaatcaattttatatatttgttttATATGTAGTTACAAATGatgttaattttatatatatacttatatgtaattaaaattgcaatataaatatatagCCTAATTAACTTTAGGTATCTGTTCAAAATTTAatgatatcttttttttttatcattttgttgttaaaatttttaaattatttactattttaaaatgaataaaataatattgtaattttatgtaaaaggttaaattttgaattaaagttgaaagtaaaattaaagttaaaacagaagtaaaataaataaaaaaatcaaattgaaaccatcaaaatagtttaaaattgaattgaaacaaaactaaaatttcatttcaaatctagtttttaaaaatataaaaatataaaaatagtaatttaaattttgatttttaattaaaaccaTATCAAAACTGAAACTAAAATCCTTATTTCTAACTAGTAACTCACTCAACATTACTCTCATACTATCTTCTCTCTGGTTTCTTGCTAGAAGGCGAAGCTCTCTTTCCTTTTGGTATTTGTTTCTTCCAGTGCCACCATTCGCTCCTCTGCCACCTTTTATGTGATTATCCTCTGCTCCTTCTGGGCAGAGGAAGGAGCAGAAGACCGTCGTTTCTTCCTCCATTTAGAGAAATGATTTATTCCCTATCCACCTGTGAGCAGAGTTGTGCAAATAAATAGGCTTTTGCTTTTGTTTGCAGATTTGTAGTTTTAGTGAAGGATTTTCTTTAATCTTCTGTGCTTTGAATGTATTTGCTTGTTTTTCTGTTTGTACTTGTTAAGTTGTTGTAGGTTGGTCCTTGATTGTTTTCAGTGGAGATATCTCTTGCATGCTCCAGAAACGAAGTATCACTCTCACCCTCACCGCCTACCATGCTCCAATATGTTGTAGATCTATGTCAACTGTGAGAGGATACTAAAAATGGATTGCGGAATCCTATAACAACCATTTTGTTTTGTTCTTTTGTTTTTGTCGGTGACTAGTTGGCCAGCAGGAGTTGGACCCGATTGGCTACCGTAGACGTACATAGATACTCAGCTGTGCTTCCTGATGAGTagtctatttataaattttcatgtttaatttttattttttatacctaCTGATTTGGTTTGAAGGTGTTTGAGTAATGTTCGATTTAATACGGGGTTGATGGTCGGTGTTAAATGATTTGGAAAATAAAggtgaaataattaattaatattcagAATAGATGGTGTAGAATCCAAGGTAAACAAGAGCAAAGGAAAAACAGACAAATTTGTGTCAAAAAGGCAAAAGATTCTCCACAGCAAACAGGGGTGTCCATGGAGTCGTATTTGGTATGTCAAATCTGAAGAAATTCAAGACAATGGGCAAATATAAacttcaataaaataaataaaaagcagCTTTTTAATGCTTACACTCCACACTGTAAGAGGAAATGTCATCCATACATGGGCAGTTCACAGAGAAAGAGAGGGAGGCATCAAAAGGTGGAGCCCAAATAGTGGATAATTATATTAGagtaaattactattaaatctGTGAGATTTTAACAGTAAAGTATAGTAATAGTAGCTGTAGCTATAGCTATTGGTCAGttgatttctctttttctttttccccatttcttgGCAGTAAGGTGTATCTTACCCTTTTGTTGTTGTCATCTATGTTCCATCCTTTCTCTATCATTGTTTGATGCTGTTCATACAGGAATAATAGAGCAAAAGAAAAGGCTCAGCTGGAGAGAGCAAAGGATATTCCTACATATACTGTAATATTTATGTGGGGTCTGAACAGGGTCTGCAAAGTAAGACTTCTGCAGTAGAGTGGTTTCCATATCTAGAAATGGGAGTAGAACAGCAATTgccaaattataaaaaaataataataataattcttttttttgttgtttatgGAGACAAAGGGATCTTCATCAATTCATGAACCTTAAGAAATCTCACCCTCCTTATCGGAGAAGGAATCCTGAGGGCCAacaaatctattattttaattttaattgtttgctGAGTGATTTAATATGAGTTaggtttcataaaaaaatttaattaatattatttggctaaaataaactattaaaattttttaaaaatttaaaagtgagTTTTTAATggttaaagaaataaaaataaaaatttaatatgtaaaattatgaaagtatttaaaatatgataGAATTTCTATATCGATCTTTATAATATATCTTCAACCCTCTTCAACCCTCATCACACTTTTAAAAATCgtgtattttgaaatttttttttgaaaagctATCATGGTCTCTATCAAATGTCTGACAGTAAAATTTAAGTTTGGTTCAACTGTACCGTAAAATTCAAACCTAGTTGCTCAAGATAACGTAAACACTGTTATACAATGAATCTAAGAAAATAGCTACAACTTATACATAAACTTAAACCATGGATATAAATCAAAGGTAACCATggtcaaaaaataaattaattaaaaagaactAAAAGAATCTCCTAATTCATCCATTAGTTAAATAATCGGGTGACCTCATAAATATTATACATCGTCCACGATTCCCTACTCGCAACCGTTGCAATATCGATACGGTTAAAAAGAGGAACAAGATCGAAAAGGCTAAGGCTGTGGTGATTTGTGATGTTGAGAAGAATTATACAGGATCAACAACATTGAGAGTATGATCGACTCCATAACTCCTCCATGGATGTGGCAGCTGCAGACGCAGCTGAATCAAAGAATGCAGGAAAGGGGAGGAagcaggaggagagagaaaaggaTAGTGAGAAAAAGAATGAGAAAGATGAGGAGGGAGAGGGTATAAGGAGATCAGCTCAAGCTATAAAGAGATTTGTAGAGGCTTATGAGAGTGGAGAGTGAGAAGTTGAGGTAGATGTAGGATTTAGAGAAGATGAGAATGAAATTCACTAGAGATTGAAAAATCAGATTTTCACTAAGGCATAGATTCAGCTTaagaagatcaagaaagacGAGCAATATGCGTTCAATGGTGAAAAagaatattattgaaattattaaGATCTCCTAACTTAAGGCAAGCCATTTAGAAGGTTATGAGATTCTTTTAgggtttttcttaaaaaaaaatcaattaattaatttttttaatcaagattataatttttaaccTAACCATGCCAAATAaactcattttaaaaattattattatataaaataataaagttatttaaaaaaatttagattactCGACTTAAAGAAAGTGAACAAGAAGAAattgatttgaattaaattagtctgatttaatttaattcgattcaatttaatctattagactttttatttttataccttacttttaatgttttaatatttaaattaaatattttaattttaattgaaatataatcTTTTCATATTATCAAATAACATAATATCGCTAACTTATTAGCtcgttttgattttattaaatttttttcaaatcataacataattatatcaaaataactcaatttaaaaaaatttaaaatcaaactatgctaaaaatattataactttttatttatgTGTGTgggtattatataaatttttataatttgttcGTATTATATAAGAAGCTAAATATTCACCATAGAGATGTAACTctatatcaatttaatttctataactttttattataagaattaaaattttttattataaattatttttatatttattataatttttatcgatatttgaaatttatatagTCGATTAATTTAATATCGGGTCAAGCAAATCAAGTAAAATTTTTCctcctaaattttaaaatgcaaCCAAGTTTCCAGTGGTTGGGTTTgactttttcaaaatttttaattgcaaCCACATCAAACTTTTATGccctttaaataaaaataattataacctAAAAATTCCCTTTATTATTTACTAATACCCAGCATTTGATCTTTGGGTTCATCCCTGTGTCTGGCCGATAATTTAAACTGTGTTTTATCATCATATCATTTTATAtcacacatgcatattatcagtATATTAGGGTTTAAGCCTTCGGCAAAGGAATGCAGCAAGCCTCACTACTACTTCTTTCACGTTTCTAGGTTTTCATTTTCACCTTCTTCACAATTTCACCTCTAACCCATATCTGATTCTCATCTTAGattgtaattattattattgttgttatAGGTTTTGTTGGTGTTCCTGTGGATTCTTGCTACTTCTGCAAAATAAACTATGTTGGGTTCTctaaattcttcttcttcttcttctcttgaccaagaagaaaaggaagccTTAGATCTGCAGTACCTGGAGAATCTAATGGCTCCACCTGTAGCACCCAGAGGTACTACTTCTAGCTTCACCCCATCAGCAATCCACATGCGTCAACTGCTCATCACCTGTGCAGAGCTCATCTCTCAGTCTGACTTCTCCGCCGCCCACCGACTCATCTCTGTTTTGTCTGCCAGCTCTTCCCCTTATGGTGACTCTAGGGAGAGGTTGGTTCATCAGTTTGTTAAAGCACTTTCTCTCCGCCTCAATCCCCATGGTAATGCTATGGCCACTGTTTTGATGAATATCACAAATCTTCCTTCTTCTGGTGGCGGTGGCGGTATTGGTAGTGCTAGCACTGCAACCGTCAGTGCCATTAATGTCGGTTCCTTGTTTACTAGAGAATCCGAGGAGGCTCTTCAATCTTGCTATCTTTCCCTAAACCAAATAACCCCATTTATAAGGTTCAGCCATTTAACTGCAAACCAGGCGATCTTGGAAGCCATAGAAGTAGGGCAACGAGCCATTCACATCATAGACTTTGATATTATGCATGGAGTGCAATGGCCTCCATTGATGCAGGCTTTAGCTGAGCGCTCCAGCAACACCCTTTACCCACCTCCCGCGCTCCGAATCACCGGAACTGGCCATGATTTAAACACTCTAAACAGGACAGGAGACCGTCTACTCAAGTTTGCTCAGTCTCTAGGCCTCAAGTTCCAATTCCATCCTCTTCTTCTACTTAACACTGATCCTTCTTCCCTTCCCTTTGCCATCACCCTTCTTCCAGATGAAGCTCTTGCTGTAAACTGCGTCCTCTATCTGCACAGGCTCTTGAAGGACGACAGTCGCGGCCTTCGCATCTTTCTCAACAGAATTAAGGCCTTGAACCCGAAGGTGGTTACCATAGCAGAAAGGGAAGCTAACCACAACCACCCTTTCTTCTTCCAGAGGTTCTTGGAGGCTTTGGATCACTACACTGCTCTCTTTGACTCCTTGGAGGCAACCCTGCCTCCTAATAGCAGGGAGAGGCTGGCCGTGGAGCAGATATGGTTTGGGAGGGAAATCATGAACATAGTGGCAGCAGATGGAGAAGACAGAAGAGAAAGGCATGAAAGATTTGAATCGTGGGAAATGATGCTAAGGAGTACAGGCTTCACCAATGTTCCATTAAGCCCTTTTGCACTCTCGCAGGCCAAGCTCCTCCTCAGGCTCCATTATCCTTCTGAAGGTTACCACATAGAGATTGTTAACAATTCTTTCATCTTAGGTTGGCAGAGTCATTCTCTTTTCTCAGTCTCTTCCTGGCACTGATGATTACTAAATAAGCATTGACATCCCAGAGCTAATTAAAAACAACCATTATCAATTCCCActagaagaaaagagaagaagctaGTTAGTGAATTTTAAAGGAGTGAAAAAAAGATTTCCTTTTTCTGCTCTTACAGATTTGCTTTATCTTTAAAGTTTAATAATTTCTATGGCCCACcacaaaagaaattaaaaataataacaataataatagtaataatctCCTCCAACAGATCTCTTCTTCTCTCAGCCTACGTATCATGATGACAGCTTAGTGTAAGTGTGTGCTGTGTGCATGCATGGTCATCCAAGTTCTGGGCATCTAGATTAATATGAAAACGGCGTCGCATAAATGATTTTTGCAAGGAGTCAACAAAGTATGTCACAAACGTCTCTTTGATGGGTTATTTTCTTGATCCATCTCGGGGAGCTGAAACTGATAAATGAATTAATTCTTGACTAGGCTGATAAATACACAAGATCTAAtggtttttttataatattatattttgaattaattagtTCAATTGATTTATTATTGTAACTTTTCTTTAATTGATCAATTATGTTCCATACAACAATTAATTAGGTCTCCTTAATTGCTGGAGTCAACAAAGTATGACACAAACTTCTCTTATTAAAGAAAGAAGAATCTTTTGTTTGCAAAGGAAAATATCTTGTTCCATGAAATTCCTTTGTCTTCCTTCAAAGCTAGTGTTGTGTTTTGTGGTTTCGAGAAAGAGATGCATGAGATGTTTCTTGTTTTCTGCACCAAGTACCCCCCATGCACCTCCTTATATACCTATTTGCTGTCTTTCATATAGCACTTTCTGTCCTTTGTCTCCTCAGCAAAACCATCGAACTTCTCAAAATAGAGCTTTTCTTGCCCCACTTTGCCTCCTTTACGTACGACCATGCATGTATGCAAAACAAAACCTTCTCAATCAAGGACCACCACTGCTCTTCTCAACTCTCATCAATGGCTTCTCATCAAACTTAAAGAGATGGTAACTGATCAGCCagggaggaggaagaggaagagggagagGAGAAGGTGGGGAGATGCCACTATACAATAAGCTGACAATGATAAGATGGTCACAAGAGGACGCCCGCGCATGCATTTGTAAAGTCTTCTTCTTTTAGCTTGCGTGTTGGAGTAGAACTTAGAGtctgaaagagagagagaggggctaAGCTGCAGCAGCAGCTTGTAATAATAGGGTTGGTGAACACTCACTCTATAGTGAGAATCAATATTCCATCCATCTATTCATCTTTCTGTATTTCTTTGCGTTTGTTTCAGACGCAACCTCTTGGCCCTATACGTGTACATATGTTTTGATCAATTGCTTGGTTAATAGAATTGAGAAATTGATTTGTATATTATATTCTTTGTGCCCCACATGCAATTACTAGAATGATTCAGGAGATACATTCAGCATGCCACGTATATTCCACCGACAGAtgtaaacttttaaaatatcaaacaaTGAATTACTCAATTCGAATTTCTAATTCAATTTATATGAAATCTGAATATAACTATCCAAATTCATTCTATTAAATTTGattagattaaatatttaaaaatattctgGCGATTATCAATCTTAATTtcactaataaataaatattattatatttcattaatctaataatttttatttactgtttttaacaaatataaaaaataataattatttagtggacaacaaatttttcatattaattttttaattacactcaaattttaatataaaatgagaatatttaattttattgaaataataaaattattattagtaatatataatttgaattaaatactaAGAAGATGGTATTAACTCTTATTTagcaaaattaaatatttaataaaaaattttattgaaaataaaatgaaataaaataaaattataataattaatttatatactaaTTAAAGAAAGTGGAGAAAAAACTATGAAATGGaaaaaaaactaatattatGCCCATAACACAGGTTAATAATTTTCTATTAGctaattgtataaaaataagtatttcagtaattgatttatttgcattaaattactattaaaatcatagaatttttaaatttaaatttaaattaagcaaaatattttttaaattatttaacctatataattaattttaaatttaaattaagcaaAATATTTTTAGTGATCCCGGCGGTATCTTTAACCTATATACTTAAGATCTTTATTTAGTCTgttttatgtaaaatattttttatattttttagtgtttgaaatatttaaaaaaattaattaatagaaaatatatttataattaaataaaaaattaaataagtttaaggaaaataatttaatttttttaaaaaaaatatttatgatattttaaaaattttattaatacttttatatagaaatttgttaataaattttattttttaaattaaaatcaaatattaaaaaataagttgttttattaaaaaaatatttctaaatataagttatttttaaaaaacaaatggAACATTATAGTTAAATAGGATTGTTTATGTATCTAAATACAGAATTGAAATATTaggaaaatatataatattttattttattttatattattaatataaaatataatttttcatatattaaaaatatataaataataatttataatggtGTGTATAAatcttcaataaaatattttaatatataatattcacATGTGACATTTTATATagtgaaaaaattatttgtgataaatatttatttaatattatatattttctatataaaatttaaattaaaggattatatgtttattaatataaaattttaaagagtaTTATAACTTGCTACTAACTTTTttggatttaatttaatttttttaattataatattgataaattaaaaagatttaattttattatttaaaatttaaaatttaaaatataaatataaattaatgtaaaggtttatattattttatttaataagtttttttagaCATAATTGTAAGTGATACGATAAGTGTATTAAAAATTttctagttaaaattaattaaagtaaatagttaaaattg
The sequence above is a segment of the Manihot esculenta cultivar AM560-2 chromosome 5, M.esculenta_v8, whole genome shotgun sequence genome. Coding sequences within it:
- the LOC110616345 gene encoding scarecrow-like protein 18 gives rise to the protein MLGSLNSSSSSSLDQEEKEALDLQYLENLMAPPVAPRGTTSSFTPSAIHMRQLLITCAELISQSDFSAAHRLISVLSASSSPYGDSRERLVHQFVKALSLRLNPHGNAMATVLMNITNLPSSGGGGGIGSASTATVSAINVGSLFTRESEEALQSCYLSLNQITPFIRFSHLTANQAILEAIEVGQRAIHIIDFDIMHGVQWPPLMQALAERSSNTLYPPPALRITGTGHDLNTLNRTGDRLLKFAQSLGLKFQFHPLLLLNTDPSSLPFAITLLPDEALAVNCVLYLHRLLKDDSRGLRIFLNRIKALNPKVVTIAEREANHNHPFFFQRFLEALDHYTALFDSLEATLPPNSRERLAVEQIWFGREIMNIVAADGEDRRERHERFESWEMMLRSTGFTNVPLSPFALSQAKLLLRLHYPSEGYHIEIVNNSFILGWQSHSLFSVSSWH